The nucleotide window TCTCCACCGCCGCTGCTTCTGTCATGCCAGGCGGAAATTCCGGCTGGTTGGTGGTGGCCAGCCGGCCTGATGCAAATTCCGCAATTTCGCTGGCAAGCGGGTTTGCCAACCGCTTTCCGCAAGTCACCGTCTTTCAATCCAACAACGGCTGGTATGCCGTAACGCTAGGCTGGATGAGACAGCCCGCCGGAAATTCTTATAAGGCCCGTCTGGTTTCTACTGGGGTCATTCCTGGCGACAGCTATTTTCACAACGGCCAGCGGTTTCAATTCGCAGTCTGGTCCGCAACCGGCATGACAGGCGGGGCCTCGCAGGCCCTCTTTGCTGCGACGGCACTGCAACAAGGCGCAACGCCCTCGCCAGGGCGACCATCTTCCCAGGCATATGTCAGTGGCCTCGATCCCCGTGGCGACAATTACCTTTCACTGCGCACAGGTCCCGGGTCGCGTTATCAGGAAATCGCGCGCATGGCCCCCAATACGCCGCTGACAATCCTGGGTCGCAATGGTTCCTGGCTCAATGTCGCAATGGCAAACGGGCGCAGCGGTTGGGCCTACAGCAAGTACGTAGCCACAGCGCCCTCGTATGCGCCCTCACCGCAACCACCTGTCATTGCGCCTCCTCCGGTCACATCGCCGACAATTGCAAAACGGTCGATCGCACCTCCTCGCCCTGGCGTTGTCGGCGATTTGAGCGACAGTGGCGACAGCTTTCTATCGCTGCGAACAGGTGCTGGATCCCGTCATACGGAAATTGCGCGCTTACTTGAGGGGACCGGGGTTTCTATGCTTGCCCAGCAGGGCGCCTGGTTCGAAATCGAGCTTTCCAACGGCATGCGAGGCTGGGCACACGGCCGGTATCTTGCAGCTGCCAAGCCTCCCTCGTCCGGAGCTGGAACTCCAGGTATTCCGACCATCGGCCCCGGTGCAAAAACACGTCCACCTGCCTCATCCCCGAATTTGCCTGACCTGTCGTCATTGCCCGACGGAAAGCGCGTTGCTCTGGTCATCGGCAATTCGGCCTATGAGAACACAACTCCTTTGCCCAATCCGAAGAACGACGCGGCAGGTCTGACGGCTTCCCTGAAACGGCTTGGCTTTACAGTCATCCTTGGTCTCGACCAAAGCAAGGTCGCCATGGAAAGCACCATCAGATCCTTTGTGCGAAACATTCAGGACGCTGATGTTGCGCTCTTTTTCTATGCCGGCCATGCCATGCAAATGGATGGCAGAAACTTTCTCATCCCAATCGATGCCAAGCTTGAAGACGCAACCGCAGTCGATTTTGAGACAATCGAACTCGGCACAGTCCTGAACTACATGAACGCCCCCGGTCGGCTGTCGATCGCTTTGCTCGACGCCTGTCGGGACAATCCCCTGTCCAGACGATTTCGGACCCTTAGCCGCAGTGCCTCTGTTGGCCGCGGTCTCGCAGCACCCCGTGCGGGCGATGGCAATATCCTGATCGGATTTGCGACCGCCCCTGGTGATGTCGCCCTGGACGGGGAAGGCCAGAACAGCCCATTTACCGAGGCCCTGCTGAAACATATCGAAACGCCGGCGCTGGAAATTGAAATCATGCTCAAGCGCGTCAAGGCCGACGTTTACGCTACCACGCAAGGCTCGCAATCTCCCTGGCACAATTCAGCACTGCGCCGCGAATTCTATTTTTCAAAGTAAAGCGTCACTGCTTAGCGCAAACGTGCCATCACGAGATGCCCGGGGACGGGTTCGCCTTCCTCAAGGCGAACCGTAATGGGCTCCATGGCAAGAACATCAAAACCGGCTGTGCCAAGACCTGCGAGGACGTAAGTTTCGCTTTGGGCAAACCGGTTCTTGGGTCCGACCATATATGGCCGACCCGCCAGCGTCTCATCAGGGAGCGTTTCCGTGGAAAATGTCAGGTATCCACGCGTATTCAGCCGGCTTGACACACCGTTTAGGAACGGTTCGATCGCCCCCAGATACGGCAGCACGTCCGTGGCGGCGATCAGATCCCAGTGCGGCCTGCAACCGTCCTCATCTTCAAAATCCGTCAGAAACTCAACAGCTTCACCAACGTAAAGGTCATCATAGACCTCTCGGTCATAGGCCAATTCTACAATGCGTTCCGACAGATCGACCCCTGTCCGATGATGTGTGCAATCTGCAAGAGAGACACCTGTCAATCCAGTGCCGCAACCAAGGTCAAGCATGCGCTCGAATGGGCCAATTCCCAGACGGTCGATCAGGTCGCGCACCAACAAAGGCACGCAGTACCCCAGTTCATCGACCAGGATCTCATCGAAGACATCCGCGTGCTGATCAAAGAGGGTCGCCACATAGGCGTCAGGCATTTTTTGAGGGGAGTTTTCAGCGCCCATGGCCGCAAGACGTATGGTGACGCCTCCCGTGTCCTGCGGATCTAGCGACAAAGCCAATCGGAAGGCAGCTTCTGCACCGGTCAGATCACCGGATTTTTGAAGCTCGAGACCTTTGTTGTACGCTTCAGCCAGGGCTTCGTTGTCTGCCTCATCGCTTTTTGCCGGCGTGTTGTCATCATCGCTCATCGGAACTCCTTCGAGCCCCTCCCCTACAAGCATCCATTGCGCTTTGCACGGGAAATCTCCTCAAAACAGGTCCAGCTGGCTGTCATCCTTGGCAGGTTTTGACGGCTTGGGTTCTTCGGACCTCCCGGGCGCCAGAACCATCTCGTCTTCGCCGACAGGCCGCTGAACGTCTTCATCGTCATTGACGACCTTGTTCACCCGCGTTGAAACAGGATCAGCGACCAGAAAGTCATCCTCAACCGGAACCAGAAGTTTCTTCGCCTCACGCACATCCACATTGGCCGTATCGAGCCACACATCAAAAACCTCCGGCTTCAGAATGGCGGGCATTCGATGATGAATGCCAGACATCATCCGATTGGATTGCATGGTCAGGATTGCACCGCTGTCCATGTCGCCGCCATCGGGGTCTGACCAGGTATCCCAAAGGCCTGCAAATGCCATGAGATCGCCTTTGGCAGGGTGGATCCAATAAGGTTGCTTGCCTTCCGGGGTTCTGCGCCATTCATAAAAACCTGACGCAGGGATCAGGCAACGGTGATGCCTCATCGCTGCGCGGAACGAAGGTTTTTCCGCTGCTGTCTCTGCCCTTGCATTGATCAGCAGCGTAAAGTTTGCGGGATCCTTGACCCAGGACGGTATCAGTCCCCAACGCAAAAGGTGAAACCGACGCTTACCGAAGTCCTGGCGGACGATCGCCAGTGGTTGAGTTGGTGCAATGTTGTATCGGGGTGGAAAGTTCGGCTGGTCCAAATATTCAAAAAAACTCCGAACGGCGTCCGGCGGCGTAGTGAGGGCAAGTCGGCCGCACATTTTAGGTATCCCCTATCCGGAACCGGTTCGTGTTCAGAACACGGCGCTACAAGTTGATGCCAAGTTAGGCAATTGGAAACAAAAAAGAAGTAGTCTGAGCATCAAGTCAATAACGGGGGTCGGGTATGGAGTGTTTGGATCCAGTTTTGGGCGCCGGGGAGCTGGCAGCCGAAAGGCTGGAACAGGCGAATATCAATCCCCAGACTGGTTTGGCCACGGACTATCTCAATCATTTCAACGAAGTGATGATGTTGCTGGAAATGCTTCCGGCTATGCCTGATTGCGCCGAAGATGTTCTTGATTGGGAACCCCTGGACTATGAAGGTCATTTCGAAAACTCGACCTTCAAGGACAAGAACCTGGCCATTGCGGCCTATCACGCCGCGCCCAATTACCTGCGTGAGCATCTGGAAGCACAGGTCGCAGACATCAACAATCTGGTGGGTGAAATACAGAGCCAGCTTCGCGAAGCGGCCGACCCTGCCGCTGTTGCCGCAGAAATCGCGGATAGAGCGACCCATGAGATCAAACCTCTGATATCTGTTGCCGGTGCGGTGATCCACGGTCATGTTGAGCCAGAAGCAACCCAACATGAAGGCGACGGTGCTCAGGCGGAAATTGACGCCCTGTTCGCCTGATCCGATTTACAGTCTCAGGCCATTGAATGTCCCGGTTCTATCCAGATGCGCCCCGTGTCGGTGTCAGTGTATTGTGCCTTAAAGATAACAAGGCCCTCATGATCAAGCGCGGCAAGGAGCCTTATCTCGGCCATTGGAGCCTTCCCGGCGGTCTTGTTGAATTGGGCGAGACCCTGAAACAAGCTGCCGCAAGAGAACTGCTTGAAGAAACCGGTGTTCAAGCCGCTCTCGGGGAACCGGTTGAGACTTTCGACTCCATTGACCGGGACGAGCACGGAAAGGTGGTGACTCATTTCATCCTGACAGTCTTCCGTGGCAGCTATCTCTCCGGATCGGCGCTCGCCGGTGACGACGCCGCTGATGTTGCGTGGGTTCACACCGATGATCTGGAAAACAGACCGACAACGCCCGGTACGCCGGAACGAATACGGCGGCTGATGCTGGTCTGACGTTCTGCCCACGCGCTTCACGCAGCTTTGCAGTGACTGTGATTCCATTTCCGCTGAAAAATATCGGACGATGGCGCGGAACCAACTTGCGTCTCGGAGACACGACCATGTGGCCATTTGGAACTACTGGAGCAACGCTCCTGCGATCCATGACACTTGTCAGCCTTCTCGCCCTCACCTTTGTCAGTTCAGGTCATGCCAGTCCTGAACGATGGCAGCGGGGCGGTTTTACCACCGACTTTTCAAAATCCACCGTCGACTTCAAAGACATCTTTTCCGGCGGTCCACCGAAAGACGGTATACCGTCGATCGATGAGCCGCGATTTGAATCGGCCAGTTCGATAACCTGGCTGGACGGCAGGGAACCGGTGATCCGTCTGGAACACGGTGACGTTGTTAAGGCCTATCCGCTGCAGATCCTCATCTGGCACGAAATTGTCAATGATCGCATCGGCGATCTCCCGGTTGCGGTTACATATTGTCCACTCTGCAACTCCTCCATTGTTTTCGACCGCAGGCTTGATGGCGAATTGCTGGACTTCGGAACAACCGGTCTTTTGCGCAATTCCGACCTTGTGATGTATGACCGCCAATCCGAGACATGGTGGCAGCAGTTTACGGGCGAAGGAATTGTTGGGACGCATGCCGGCCGGGAGCTGAAAATGATCCCATCGCGGGTCGTTGCCTTTGCAGACTTCAAGGAAGCACATCCGAATGCCGAGGTCCTTGCACGGCCCGTACCTGCAAGACGCAACTATGGCCACAATCCCTATCTCGGGTATGACAGCCGCTCTGCGCCTTATCCGCTCTATAAAGGCGATCTGCCGGACAATATAAATCCGATGGCAAGGGTGGTGATCCTCCATGACGGCGACACGCTTTTTGCAGCAACGCTGGAGCATATCCGCCAGAACGGAACGCTTGAGTTTGCAGATAACGTATCGCTGCGCTGGACAGGTGAAGTTTCCTCTATCCTGGACAAAGGCAAAACCGATGCGGGCCGCGCGGTCGGTTCTGTTGAAGCTGTGAAGACCTCAGGGGCCGATGAAGTGCCGCTTGTTCATGACGTGACTTTCGCCTTCGTGGTGCACGCCTTTCACCCTCAACTGCCAATTCTTGGGATCAAATCACCATAGCGCTTGCAGCAGGCAGCTCACTTGCGCATGATCCGCTCATGAAGAACGGATGCAAGCGATTTGCCTCGGCCCGTGCCGCCCTTTTTGCGATTCTATTGCTGTCGTTACCTTCAGAAGTTGTATTGGCGCAGGAGAGTTCTCTTGACGAGCCGCCGTTCGAGCAGCAGTTGATGCGCTTGTCTGAAATCTTCGGTGCGCTTCATTTTCTCAGGCCGTTGTGCGGTGAAAATGACACCCCGAGCTGGCGGGACCAGATGGAAGACTTTCTGGACGCTGAAACGCTGGACGAAAACCGACGCCGACGCTTTATCGAACGTTTTAACCAAGGTTATCGTGGCTTTTCAGTTGCTTACCGGGACTGTACAGACGCTGCGCGTATCGCAATGGGACAGTACCTGAGCGAAGGCGAAACAATTATCACCGACGTCACCAGTCGATACGGCCGATAATTCCACAGAAAACTTTCAAAAGTTACGACTTCGTAAACCTTTTCCATCAAATTTGTGGGTGGACGTTAAGTTTGCGTTCACGGTTACTTATCAGCGCGGTACGCCGTGCTAGGATCGAAACACAAGATTCGGGGCAGGAACACGCTGGGGTTGTTACGCAGCGTACGGAGAGAACCGGTAAGGAAGCGAATGATAAACGACGATTATGCTGATGCGGCAATGGAAGCCGAATTTGCCGAAGACGAAGACATCAGGCGTGCTGCTCTGGGCTTCATTTCCGACGCATGGGCAGAAGCCATTGCCAATGGTGTCGACGCAGACGCAGTCGCGCATGCGGCAATGTTCACAGCCCTCGCGGATCTCGTTGCCGCCTATGGTGAAGATGCTGTTGCCAAGCTTGCCGAAGGACTGCCGGATCGCATCCTGCAAGGCGACTATACTGTGAACCGCGTCCTTCAATAGTCCGCCTGAGATTGAAGACGAAAAAGGCCGGATTGTCCGGCCTTTTTGATTCTGTCTCTCTTGGGCAAATACCCTTATCCGAAAGCGTCGAGCGCCAGGTTTGCGTAAAGCAGCAGCCCGAACGCGATCAGCAGAACGCCCGCGATGTGGTTCACCCGATCAAGCCACTTGTCATCGATGGCGTGTCTGAAGTGGGAGACCGTTGCCGATATGAATACCCACCACGACGTTGCCCCTGCTGCCACACCGGCGACCATAATCAATGCACCGACATGATCACCATGCTGTGGCCGCCAGTCGCCCAGGCTGCCGAAGATAAAAATAAACGCCAGAATTGCCCCTGGATTGGTGATCGCCATAAAAAACGCGGCCGTGGCATCTCCGAGAAATCCTCTTTCGAACCCGTTGCCCTTGTTGTTCAGGTGCGGATGGGTGTGCCAGATCTTGAAGCCGAATATGATCAGCAGTGCCCCGCCGACAAGCTCAATCAGGCCTGATTGCCCCTTGATGAAATTGATGACCGCGGACACACCGAAAATGGCGGCAGCTGCGTAAATCGTATCGGCCACAACAGCACCAAGGCCAACAAAGACGCCCTGGCGGAAGCCGCTGTGAACGGCATGCTGGATCGCCATGATGTTGACCGGGCCAACGGGCGCTGTTGTGAGTATGCCGACAACAAACCCTATCAGCGCATATTCAAAAAATGACACGACCGGTCTAACCCCCCAGACCACTGATCTCGCTATCGTGAAGATTGCACCTTTCGATAAAGGGCCGTCAGCTTCATGACAAGGCACGAGAAATTCACATTGGCGCTGTTTCCACATTCGCACGAATTGTTTAAGGAAAGGCCTAGTCAATTCGGGTAGGGCGGCATCGGGAGACAGTCACGATGAGACGAATATTCTCGGCAACAGGGCTTGCCCTCTTCGCTGCCTTGGGTGCGAATGGCGCGATGGCGGCCAAGGCACTATCAGTGCAGACGGAAACCATACCAGTCACATCTGACACGCAGTCCGGCACGGCACCGCCCGACGCTCCGAAGGTCAAGGCAACCGAGGCAGACACAGATCTCCCTTTGCCGGAAGTCCTCTACAGCACAGATTATTTGCCAAAGCCTGTCGCGCGGATGCATTCACAACTGAAAGAAGCTGCGCTGCTTGGCGATATGAAACGCTTGCGCATGGTTCTTGAGAGCAACGAACTGCCGCCGACCCTCTCCTTTGGAGAGATCGGTGATCCGATCGAGTTTTTGAAACAGAGTTCAGGCGACGGCGAAGGTTTTGAAATTCTGGCCATCCTGGCCGACGTTCTGGATGCGGGCTTCATACACGTCGACAAAGGCACGCCTCAGGAAATGTATGTCTGGCCCTATTTTGCCCGCTACCCGTTGCATGACCTCACACCGGAACAAAAGGTCGAGCTGTTCCGTATCGTGACAGCAGGTGACTTTGCCGAGATGCAGGAATTCGGAGCCTGGAGTTTCTATCGTGTCGGTATCGGCCCGGACGGTACGCTGCATTATTTCGTTGCAGGGGATTAACTGAGAAACCCTTAAAAGGGTGACTTCACCACACGCTTTCCATGCGCCTTGTCCTTGGTCATACTCGCGCCTGTTCCTGCTATCGGCCACGAGGCACATATTGGCTATAGAAACCGCAGATTATGAGCCGCAAAGCCGCGCCTCGCTTCTCCCGATACTCTCGGTGAATTTTGTCGGCACACTTGGATTTTCAATCGTTGTGCCGTTCATGGTTTTCCTCGTGGCCCAATGGGGTGGCAACGCCATCATTTATGGAGCGTTGGCTTCAACCTATTCCGTGTTCCAGTTGATCGGAGCTCCTATTCTCGGAAGATGGTCTGACCAGGTCGGCCGGCGAAAGGTTCTGCTGCTCAGTCAACTTGGAACAATGCTGTCCTGGATCATTTTTCTGACTGCATTCGCAATGCCTGCAAGCTCACTCCTTGACGTCGACAATGCCCTTCTCGGACAATTCAGTCTGACACTGCCCCTGATCATCCTGTTTCTTGCAAGAGCCGCTGATGGTCTTACGGGTGGCAATGTTTCTGTTGCCAATGCCTATCTGGCCGACATCACCGATGACGCGCACCGCACCAAAGACTTTGGCAAGATGGCAATGTCGACAAATGCCGGTTTCATTCTGGGCCCCGCTTTGGCCGGTCTTCTGGGAGCAACCGTATTTGGCGAGATCGTGCCGGTGCTCGCGGCGCTGGCAATCTCGATCATTGCCAGCGCCCTCATTCTTCTTGGGCTGAAGGAAAGCCATGCCGAGGTCCTGAAATCCAAACCAGGCCTTCGCAACGCCTGCAAAGTGTTCGGACAAGACACAAAGGAAGTCTACCAACTAAAAGGCCGCGAGGAGACCTCGAACCGGGATATTCTTCGTCTGCCGCTGATGCCCGCACTTCTGACCGTCAACTTTCTGGTCATGCTGGGTTTCAGTTTCTTCTATATCGCGTTTCCGGTACACGCTGCGACACAGCTCTCCTGGACGGTGACCGAGACCGGGGTTTTCTT belongs to Roseibium porphyridii and includes:
- a CDS encoding NUDIX hydrolase: MSRFYPDAPRVGVSVLCLKDNKALMIKRGKEPYLGHWSLPGGLVELGETLKQAAARELLEETGVQAALGEPVETFDSIDRDEHGKVVTHFILTVFRGSYLSGSALAGDDAADVAWVHTDDLENRPTTPGTPERIRRLMLV
- a CDS encoding MFS transporter; amino-acid sequence: MAIETADYEPQSRASLLPILSVNFVGTLGFSIVVPFMVFLVAQWGGNAIIYGALASTYSVFQLIGAPILGRWSDQVGRRKVLLLSQLGTMLSWIIFLTAFAMPASSLLDVDNALLGQFSLTLPLIILFLARAADGLTGGNVSVANAYLADITDDAHRTKDFGKMAMSTNAGFILGPALAGLLGATVFGEIVPVLAALAISIIASALILLGLKESHAEVLKSKPGLRNACKVFGQDTKEVYQLKGREETSNRDILRLPLMPALLTVNFLVMLGFSFFYIAFPVHAATQLSWTVTETGVFFAVLSLWMMIVQGPLLSRVSGLVPQNILLLVGGLILSLGFIFLFWESSTAIYLAALLIAVGNGLMWPTFTAVLSEFAGRRLQGAVQGFASSLGAAASIFGLLAGGLLYNWAGAWVFPLAAIVIATAAMISVSFRRVNESGAETSSK
- a CDS encoding TIGR02301 family protein, translated to MKNGCKRFASARAALFAILLLSLPSEVVLAQESSLDEPPFEQQLMRLSEIFGALHFLRPLCGENDTPSWRDQMEDFLDAETLDENRRRRFIERFNQGYRGFSVAYRDCTDAARIAMGQYLSEGETIITDVTSRYGR
- a CDS encoding SOS response-associated peptidase, with amino-acid sequence MCGRLALTTPPDAVRSFFEYLDQPNFPPRYNIAPTQPLAIVRQDFGKRRFHLLRWGLIPSWVKDPANFTLLINARAETAAEKPSFRAAMRHHRCLIPASGFYEWRRTPEGKQPYWIHPAKGDLMAFAGLWDTWSDPDGGDMDSGAILTMQSNRMMSGIHHRMPAILKPEVFDVWLDTANVDVREAKKLLVPVEDDFLVADPVSTRVNKVVNDDEDVQRPVGEDEMVLAPGRSEEPKPSKPAKDDSQLDLF
- a CDS encoding caspase family protein — its product is MTEQIAAASKLFYRLHFLCVLFALLATPLVSTAAASVMPGGNSGWLVVASRPDANSAISLASGFANRFPQVTVFQSNNGWYAVTLGWMRQPAGNSYKARLVSTGVIPGDSYFHNGQRFQFAVWSATGMTGGASQALFAATALQQGATPSPGRPSSQAYVSGLDPRGDNYLSLRTGPGSRYQEIARMAPNTPLTILGRNGSWLNVAMANGRSGWAYSKYVATAPSYAPSPQPPVIAPPPVTSPTIAKRSIAPPRPGVVGDLSDSGDSFLSLRTGAGSRHTEIARLLEGTGVSMLAQQGAWFEIELSNGMRGWAHGRYLAAAKPPSSGAGTPGIPTIGPGAKTRPPASSPNLPDLSSLPDGKRVALVIGNSAYENTTPLPNPKNDAAGLTASLKRLGFTVILGLDQSKVAMESTIRSFVRNIQDADVALFFYAGHAMQMDGRNFLIPIDAKLEDATAVDFETIELGTVLNYMNAPGRLSIALLDACRDNPLSRRFRTLSRSASVGRGLAAPRAGDGNILIGFATAPGDVALDGEGQNSPFTEALLKHIETPALEIEIMLKRVKADVYATTQGSQSPWHNSALRREFYFSK
- a CDS encoding methyltransferase; translated protein: MSDDDNTPAKSDEADNEALAEAYNKGLELQKSGDLTGAEAAFRLALSLDPQDTGGVTIRLAAMGAENSPQKMPDAYVATLFDQHADVFDEILVDELGYCVPLLVRDLIDRLGIGPFERMLDLGCGTGLTGVSLADCTHHRTGVDLSERIVELAYDREVYDDLYVGEAVEFLTDFEDEDGCRPHWDLIAATDVLPYLGAIEPFLNGVSSRLNTRGYLTFSTETLPDETLAGRPYMVGPKNRFAQSETYVLAGLGTAGFDVLAMEPITVRLEEGEPVPGHLVMARLR
- a CDS encoding DUF3179 domain-containing protein translates to MTVIPFPLKNIGRWRGTNLRLGDTTMWPFGTTGATLLRSMTLVSLLALTFVSSGHASPERWQRGGFTTDFSKSTVDFKDIFSGGPPKDGIPSIDEPRFESASSITWLDGREPVIRLEHGDVVKAYPLQILIWHEIVNDRIGDLPVAVTYCPLCNSSIVFDRRLDGELLDFGTTGLLRNSDLVMYDRQSETWWQQFTGEGIVGTHAGRELKMIPSRVVAFADFKEAHPNAEVLARPVPARRNYGHNPYLGYDSRSAPYPLYKGDLPDNINPMARVVILHDGDTLFAATLEHIRQNGTLEFADNVSLRWTGEVSSILDKGKTDAGRAVGSVEAVKTSGADEVPLVHDVTFAFVVHAFHPQLPILGIKSP
- a CDS encoding LysE family translocator, encoding MSFFEYALIGFVVGILTTAPVGPVNIMAIQHAVHSGFRQGVFVGLGAVVADTIYAAAAIFGVSAVINFIKGQSGLIELVGGALLIIFGFKIWHTHPHLNNKGNGFERGFLGDATAAFFMAITNPGAILAFIFIFGSLGDWRPQHGDHVGALIMVAGVAAGATSWWVFISATVSHFRHAIDDKWLDRVNHIAGVLLIAFGLLLYANLALDAFG